A single genomic interval of Pseudochaenichthys georgianus chromosome 3, fPseGeo1.2, whole genome shotgun sequence harbors:
- the aqp9b gene encoding aquaporin-9b: protein MEDESKMKMKERFGLRRDIFKEFLAEFLGTFVLILFGCGSVAQTVLSRGALGEPLTIHIGFTLGVMMAVYMAGGVSGAHLNPAVSLAMVILGKLHIKKFPVYVLAQFLGAFAGSCAVYGLYYDALMEYTDGEFAVTGVNATANIFASYPAKHLSVLNGFVDQVIATAALILCILAITDKRNIGAPKGMEPLCIGLIIMAIGVSMGLNCGYPINPARDLGPRFFTAVAGWGMDVFRAGGCWWWIPVAGPMVGGAVGAGVYFLFIELHHPQPEKLDEKNAQDQYEIITMS from the exons ATGGAAGATGAGAGCAAGATGAAGATGAAGGAGAGATTTGGCCTGAGGCGGGACATCTTTAAGGAGTTCCTGGCGGAATTTCTGGGGACATTTGTCCTGATA CTCTTTGGATGTGGTTCAGTGGCCCAGACGGTGCTGAGTAGAGGGGCTCTCGGGGAGCCTTTGACCATCCACATTGGTTTCACTCTGGGAGTCATGATGGCCGTCTACATGGCAGGGGGGGTGTCAG GAGCCCACCTGAACCCTGCAGTCTCTCTGGCCATGGTGATCCTGGGGAAGCTTCATATTAAGAAGTTCCCTGTGTATGTGCTGGCACAATTCCTGGGGGCTTTTGCTGGATCCTGTGCTGTCTATGGGTTGTACTATG ATGCTTTGATGGAATATACCGATGGAGAATTTGCTGTTACTGGTGTAAATGCCACAGCCAACATATTTGCATCGTATCCTGCAAAACATCTCTCTGTCCTAAATGGGTTTGTTGATCAG GTGATTGCCACAGCCGCTCTGATCCTGTGCATCCTGGCCATCACCGACAAGAGGAACATTGGTGCTCCTAAAGGCATGGAGCCTCTGTGCATCGGCCTCATCATCATGGCCATCGGGGTGTCCATGGGTCTGAACTGCGGATATCCCATCAACCCGGCACGGGACCTCGGACCCCGGTTCTTCACAGCTGTGGCCGGGTGGGGGATGGACGTATTCAG AGCCGGAGGGTGCTGGTGGTGGATCCCAGTGGCAGGACCCATGGTGGGCGGAGCCGTCGGAGcaggtgtttacttcctgttcaTTGAGCTGCACCACCCCCAGCCTGAAAAACTGGACGAGAAAAATGCCCAGGACCAATATGAAATAATAACTATGAGTTAA